The window GAAGGCCCGCCGGAGAAGGAGACGCTCTCGATCACGTCGGGATAGAGCGTGCCCTGGGCGAGGAAATCGGCGCCGCCGAGCTTGGCAGCCTCGGCGTCGAAGACGTCGATGAAGAGCCGGCCGATGGTCTTGCGCTTGGCCTCCGGATCGGCGCCGCACTTGGCGAGCTCGGAGAGGAAAAGCTCTTCGGCTTCAACATGGACCAGCGGGATGTTGTAGTGGTCACGGAAGAGACGCACGACCTCCTCGGCCTCGTTCATCCGCATCAGGCCATGGTCAACGAAGACGCAGGTGAGCTGGTCGCCGATCGCCTCATGGATCAGCACGGCCGCCACCGCGGAGTCGACGCCGCCGGAGAGCCCGCAGATCACCCGCCCCGTGCCGACCTGGTCGCGAATCTTCTTCTGCATCTCGGCGCGATAGGCCGACATGCTCCAGTCGGGCTTGCAGCCGCAGATGTCGACGACGAAGTTGCGCAGCAGCTTGCCGCCGTCCGGGGTGTGCACGACCTCGGGGTGGAACATGGTCGAGTAGAAGCGCCTGTCCTCGTCGCTCGCCACCGCATAGGGCGCGTTCTCCGAGGTCGCCTTGACGGTGAAACCGGCGGGCAGCTGGGTGACGCGATCGCCATGGCTCATCCAGACCGGATAGCGCCCGCCCTCCTCCCAGACGCCTTCGAACAGGGCCGACGGCGTGACGATCTCGACATCGGCGCGGCCGAATTCGGCGGCATGCCCGCCTTCGACCCTGCCGCCGAGCTGATGGGCCATGGTCTGCTGGCCATAGCAGATGCCGAGCACCGGCAAGCCTGAGGAGAACACCTCCTGCGGCGCACGCGGCGAGCCCTCATCCGGCACCGAGGCCGGACCGCCGGAGAAGATCACGCCCTTGGGCTTCATCCGGGCAAAGGCTTCCGAGGCCGACTGGAACGGCGCAATCTCGCAGTAGACGCCAATTTCGCGCACCCGGCGCGCAATCAGCTGCGTCACCTGACTGCCGAAGTCGATGATCAGGATGGAGTCGTGGGGGACGGTGTTTTGGGGCTGGGCGCTCATCGCGCCCGGTTACGCCATCGCGCGCAAGCGCGCAACGGCGCTGAGAGCGGATCAGGTCGGCGCCGTGAGGCAGCTCAGGTAGAACCCGTCCGTCCCGGTCCGGCGCGGCGAGAGCTGCAAGCCGAGGCGCGTGGCGAAGCGGGCGAGCAGGCCGAAATCGACCTCGCCAGTATTCAGCAGCGAGCGTGTCGCAATCGGCGCAAAGCCAGCATGCCGCGCCAAAAAGGCTTCGACCGCGACGTCGTTCTCTTCCGGCAGCACCGAGCAGGTGATGTAGGCGATGCGCCCGCCCGACTTGACCAGCGTGGCGGCACGGTCGAGCACCTGCGCCTGTTCCTTGATGCGCTCGGCCAGGGCTCCGGGACGCACCCGCCATTTCGCGTCGGGGTTGCGCCGCCAGGTGCCGGAACCGGTACAGGGTGCATCGACGAGCACCAGGTCGACCTTGCCGGCGAGGTCGGCGAGCGCATCATGGCCGCGGCTCTTGGGCACGCGGACCTCGACATTGCCGGCGCCCGAGCGGGCAACCCGATCGTGCAGCGGCGCCAGCCTGCGGCTGTCGAGGTCGGTCGCGAAGATGCGCCCCTTCCCGTCAAGCACAGCGGCCAGCGCGAGCGTCTTGCCGCCGGCGCCAGCGCAGAGATCGACCACCGTCTCGCCGGGCCGGGCGCCGGCGAGCAGGGTCACGAGCTGCGAGCCCTCGTCCTGGATCTCGAACTCGCCATTGAAAAAGCTCGGCTCGCTTTGCAGCGAGGGGCCTCGGCCGTCGGGGCCGGGCAGGAAGCGCAGCGCGTCGGGCGACCAGGCCCCCGGCTCAGGCTGAAGATGGCTCAGCGCGGAACGCAGCCTGTCGCGATCGGTCCTCAGCCGATTGGTACGGATATCCGCAGGAGCCCTGCCCGCCAGCGCCTGCCCCTCGGCGACCGCATCGTCGCCGAAGCCGGCCATGAAAGAGGGCCAGAGCCAGTCCGGCACATCGGCGCGCACCCAGCCGGGCGCCGCATTGAGGTCGAAGGCAACGAGCCCCGCGACTTCAAACTCGGTCAGCAGAGCCGGAGCGTGATTCTGCCCGTTGAAGAGCTCCGAGATCTCTTCGACCGCCATGCCGCGCTGGCTGACCAGCATTCCGAGGACGAGCGCGCGAGGCGTTTCCTCGCTGAGCGCGTGGGCAGAGGAAGCCCGGCGGCGCAGCGCGTCATAGACCAGTGAGGCAATGGCGGCGCGGTCCTTCGAGCCGGCGAAGCGACGCGACAGGCCCCAATCCTTCAACGCATCGGCCGCCGGGCGCCGACGCTCGATCAGGTCCGTCAGGACCTCGATGGCGGCGCTGATGCGGGCGGCGGGGGTCATGTCCGGCGTTTCCTGTCACTGCTCGTCAAGGGCAGCGCGATCTGGAACGATTCCGAAGCGCGAAAGGACCCTTGACGCCCTCGTCCCACAGGGCGCAAGACGATACAACTCCTTCCGTAACGCCAATCGTCTGGGGATCCTGCAATGACCACCTTCGCCCGTCTCGCGCTCGCCGGCCTGTTCTGCTTGTCGCTGGCCGCCTGCGCCACCCAGCCGGTCGACACCACACCGCCGCCGTCCAAGCGCCTCGACGCCAAGACCACGCTCGAAGGCCGCCGCTGAGATTTCGCGGGACGAGACAGGCCGGCGGCGCCACAACTGGTCGGTCCCGTTGACGTCAGCGACCACGCGAAGCCCACTCCGGCCCCCGTCGGAGTGGGCTTTTTCTTGGCGGGACTACAGAGCGAGGGATCGGAGCGAGCCTACGCTCAGGCAGTGCCTACTTTCTGCGAACGTCCAGGCCCAAAGCCCTGGCAACGACAATAGTCTGGTCGATCGTGATGATCGCGCCGCTAAGCTGGGCGTTGGCAGGCTCCAACGCACTCAGATCGCTTCCTCGCAGATCACAATTCGAAAAATCGGCGCTGTGCAGCCAGGCTCCGGACAAATCGACCTCCCGGATCGAGCCATCTTGGCACCGCGCGCCGGTCAGGTCAGCTTCCCGCAATCGGGTGCCGCGAAAGCTCGCTTTCCGTAAATCCGCCCCAGGAAGGCCAACGAAGGACCAGTCGCCATCGACGACCTGCATGCTGTCGAACTGACAGCCGTCGAACATGCTGCCTACGAATTTGCATTCCGTGAAGGTGGTGTCGAAGAAATTGCACGCGGCGAAGGTGCAGTTCAAGAAAGCCGCGCTGTGATGCGTAGAGCCGTTGAAGCGCGCCCGGCGAAAGGTGCATTCCTTGAAGACGCAGCCGGTGTTCCGGGCCTCACTCAGATCGAGATCGGCAAACAGCGTGCTTTGAAAGCGTTGCCGGTTGAGCTCGTCGCCATACCAATCCGCACCGGCAATCGTTTCGACCGTCTTGGGAGCGGGCTCGCCATATCGTCGTTCAGCCATGATGTCTCTACTTATTCGAAACCCGGCCAGCCTACGGAAAGTGTCGGTCCGCTTCTGTTTGCGCCGAAATTCGAGTGGAGTGCGAACCGGCACCTTACTCGATTACCGACCTCCCCAAATCCGGGCGAGAGCCACGACACTTTCCTCGAATCCGAGCGCGCGCTTTCATGGCCGTGTCATATCCAGTGCCTTAAGGTCGCGCGCATTTCCGCGAGACTAGGTCAAACCATGATAAAGAACCTCCTTCTCTCGACATCGCTTCTCGGTGCACTGGCGCTCCAGATTCCGGCCGCACAGGCACAGACGGCCCCCACCCTCGACGGCAAGCCGGCCCTGATCGTCGGCCACCGCGGCGCCAGCGGTTATCTGCCGGAGCACACGCTCGAAGCTTACAAGCTCGCGATCGAGCACGGCGTCGATTTCATCGAGCCCGACCTGGTCTCGACCAAGGACGGACACCTGGTCGTCCGCCACGAGCCGATGCTGTCGGGAACCACCGACGTCTCGACCCGGCCGGAGTTCGCCGCGCGCAAGACAACCCGCAAGATCGACGGCGTCGACACCACCGACTGGTTCGCCTCCGACTTCACCCTCGCCGAGATCAAGACGCTGCGGGCCAAGCAGGCTTTTGCCGACCGCGATCAGTCGCATAACGGCAAATACGAGATCCCGACGCTGCAGCAGGTCATCGACCTCGCCAAAGCCGAGAGCACCCGGACCGGCCGCACGATCGGCATCTACCCGGAGATCAAGCACTCGACCTATCATTCGGCTCTGGGTCTTGCGATCGAGGACAAGCTGCTCGATCAGCTGAAAGCCGCCGGCTGGACCGAGAAGACCTCTCCGGTGTTCATCCAGAGCTTCGAGACAGCCAACCTCAAATACCTGCGTGGCAAGACACAGCTGCGCCTGATCCAGCTCGTCGACGCCGACGATGTCGACAAGGATGGCGGCATCGTCCTCGCCGCGCCGTTCGACAAACCCTATGACTTTGTCGTCACCGGCGACAAGCGCACCTTCAAGGACCTCGTCACTGCCGAGGGACTGAAGGAGGTCAAGACCTATGCCGACGGCGTCGGTCCCTGGAAACCTTATCTGATGCCGGCCAAGCAGGTGCTCGGCGACGACGGCAAGCCGCGCGACCTCAACGGCGACGGCACGATCGACGAGCGCGACCGCGTGCTGCTGCCGCCGACCGACGTGGTGAAGAACGCCCATGCCGTCGGGCTCTTCGTCCACACCTGGACCTTCCGCAGCGAGCCCAAGCGCCTTGCCTCCGACTTCAAGGGCGATCCGGCGGCCGAGTACAAGGCCTATCTGGCGCTCGGCATCGACGGGCTGTTCTCGGACTTCCCCGATGCGGCCGTGAAGGCGCGCAACGCCAAATAACCACGCAATGCAAGACCGCCGCACCAACTGGGTGCGGCGGTCGCAATAGACCCGACTAGACGTAACTCAACTCACGCTTAGTCGCAGACGCGTACCGTGCGACGGATTTCACCGCGCGGGGTCTCCCGAATTCGCGTCTCGGTGCGGCAGTCGCGCTCGGCGCGATAGGCCCGGCGGCGTTCCCAGCGATCACGCTCGCGCCAGCGATCCTCGCGATCCATCGCGCGCTGATGCGGCGTGCGCGGGTCGATTCTGACGCCGCCCGGCCCGATATCCACGGACTGCGCGAAGGCACCGGAGCCGGCGAGCAGCAGGCCCGCGGCCAGGGTCGATGCAAGCAATTTCATCGGCTTTTCCTCCTGTGTTGGGAAAAGCAACGGCGAGCGCCGGCAAAGGTTCCCTCGCGACGCCAACGCCGGATGTCGTGTCACCAACGCAAACGGCGCCCGCAGGGGCGCCGTCATGGCCGGTAAGACCGGCCTGCCTCAAAGCAGGATCTGGCTGAGGAAGAGCTTGGTGCGCTCGTGCTGCGGGTTCTTGAAGAACTCGTTCGGCTCGTTCATCTCGACGATCTGGCCGGCGTCCATGAAGATCACCCGGTCGGCGACCTGACGGGCAAAGCCCATCTCGTGGGTGACGCAGAGCATGGTCATGCCCTCATCCGCGAGCGAGACCATGGTGTCGAGCACCTCCTTGACCATTTCCGGGTCGAGCGCCGAGGTCGGCTCGTCGAACAGCATGATCTTCGGGCTCATGCATAGCGAACGGGCGATGGCGACGCGCTGCTGCTGGCCGCCGGAGAGCTGGCCGGGATACTTCAACGCCTGCTCGGGGATCTTGACGCGCTTGAGATAGTGCATCGCGATCTCCTCGGCGTCCTTCTTGGGCATCTTGCGAACCCAGATCGGCGCCAGCGTCAGGTTCTCCAGGATCGTCAGATGCGGGAACAGGTTGAAGTGCTGGAACACCATGCCGACGTCGCGGCGGATCTCGTCGATCTTCTTGAGATCGTTGGTCAACTCGGTGCCGTCGACGATGATCTGGCCCTTCTGGTGCTCCTCCAGCCGGTTGATGCAACGGATCATCGTCGATTTGCCGGAACCGGACGGGCCGCAAATGACCAGCTTCTCGCCGCGCGACACTTTGAGATTGATATCGCGCAACACGTGGAACTCGCCGTACCACTTGTTGACGGCGATCATCTCGACGGCCGTCGCGGTGTTGAGCGCGGTCTGCTTCAGCGCCGTCGGGCGCGAGCTGGTGGTTTCTGCCATAGCCATGATTGGTCCCCTCAACGCTTCTGGCCGGCGGCGAGCCGCTTCTCGACCGCAATCGAGTAGCGCGACATGCCCCAGCAACACAGGAAATAGAAAACCGCGGCGAAAGCATAGCCCGTCGCGCGGGTCGTCGGCGTCGCCCAGGTCGGATCGACCAGGGTCGCCTCGATGGTACGCAGGAAGTCGAAGATGCCGACGATGGTGACCAGCGTCGTATCCTTGAACAGCCCGATGAAGGTGTTGACGATGCCCGGGATCACGATGCGCAGCGCCTGCGGCAGGATGATCAGCCGCATCATGCTCCAGTAGCCGAGGCCGAGAGACATCGCGCCCTCATACTGGCCCTTGGGCATGGCCTGCAGGCCGCCGCGCACCACCTCCGCCATGTAGGCGGCGGCGAAGAGCGCCACGCCGACCAGCGGCCGCAGCAACCGGTCCGGCGAATACTCCTGCGGCACGAAGAGCGGCAGCATGGTGTTGGCCATGAACAGCACGGTGATCAGCGGCACGCCGCGGACGAACTCGATGAAGATCACCGAGAGCAGCTGGATGATCGGCAGCCTGGAACGGCGCCCCAGCGCCAGAACGACCCCGAGCGGCAGCGAGAAGACGATGCCGACCGCCGCGATCAGGAAAGTCACCGTCATGCCGCCCCAGAGGCCGGTATCGACCCTGGGCAGACCGGGGCTATTCGCCAGCAGGCTGAGGAAGACGAAGATCGCGAGGGCGAACAGGACGAGCTGCTTCGGCCCGAAGAAGCGCTTCCAGATGGGTAGCTGCTGCACCACACCGACCGCAGCTTCCCCGATGTAGAAGCGGACAAGCTGCGGCACGAAGGAGAGCACGACATAAAGCGCCGCGAGCGCCAGCGTCACCGTGAGGCAGAAGCCGAGGAAGCGCTCGGCGCCGGGGCCGCCGAGCAGCAGCACATAGGCCGAGATCGGCAGCAGCACGAAGAAGAAGAAGATGCCGAGCTTCTTTTTCGGCGCGCTCGTCCAGAGCAGCCAGACGACGCCGAGCGCGAACATGACGAAGACGATGTTCACGCGCCAGCGCTGACTGATCGGATAGGAGCCATAGATGAAATACTGGAAGCGATCGGCGATGTAGGCCCAGCAGGCGCCGACCGGCCGGCCGACCTTGTCTGCGAGGCAGGCATCGCGGCTGGTACCGGTCCAGACCGCGTCGAGGAAGTAGAAGCGGATCAGCCCCGGCACCGAGTCGACGACAAGATAGAGGCAGACCAGCGTCAGCGCGATGTTGAGCGGGCTGGAGAGCAGGTGCTGCCTGACCCAGGCGAGCGGCCCGGCGACGGAGAGCGGCGCTGGTTGTTGCTCCAGCGTCTCCCTGCGGACGAAGGCGTAGGGAGCCATTTCGGTGGTTGCGTCGGTCATCGGGGCGCCCTCACCGTTCCACCAGCGCCATGCGCTTGTTGTAGATGTTCATGAAAAACGACGTCACCAGCGAAATGGTCAGATAGACCGCCATGGTGATGGCCACGACCTCGACCGCCTGACCGGTCTGGTTCAGCACCGTGCCGGTGAAGACCTGGACCAGATCGGGATAGCCGATCGCGACCGCGAGCGAGGAGTTCTTGGTCAGGTTGAGGTAGTTCGAGGTCAGCGGCGGGATGATCACCCGCATTGCCTGCGGGATGACGACGAGCTTTAGCGTCGGCCCCGCCCGCAGGCCGAGCGCATTGGCCGCCTCGGTCTGCCCTTTCGAGACGGCTAGGATGCCGGCGCGGACCACCTCGGCGATGAAGCCGGCGGTGTAGGTCGTCAGACCGACCAGTAGCGCGACGAACTCCGGGAAAATCTGGATGCCGCCACGCAGATTGAAGCCGGCGAGCTCCGGATAGACGAAGGTGATCGGCCGGCCGGTGGCGAAATAGACCAGCAGCGGCAGGACAATGATCAGGCCGAAGGCAACCAGGCCGATCGGATACTGCTTGCCGGTCGCCGCTTGCTGCTTGCGAGCCCAGAAGCGGAAGACGAAGGTCGCGACCAGGCCGATCAGCAGCGCCCAGATGATCAGGTTGCCGCCGGGGCCGAATTGCGGATCGGGCACATAGAGGCCGCGATTATTGAGCAGGAAACCAGCCGGAAGCTCGATCGACTGGCGCGGATTGGGCAGCGGCTTCAGCACCGCGTTGTACCAGAAGAACAGCTGCAGCAGCAGCGGCAGGTTGCGAATGACCTCGACATAGATCATCGCGAGCTTGGAGACGATCCAGTTGCTCGACAGCCTGGCGACGCCGACGAAGAAGCCGAGGAAGGTCGAGAGCACGATGCCGATCGAGGCGACGAGCAGCGTGTTGAGCAGGCCGACCCAGAAGGCCTGGCCATAGGTGCTGCCCGATGCGCTGAAGGGGATCAGCTTCTGGTTGACGTCGAAGCCGGCCGCGTTGTGCCAGAAGCCGAAACCGGAGGCGATCTTCTGCGCTCGCAGGTTCTCGATCGCATTCGAAGCCGCAGACCAGATCAGGAAGCCGACCACGGCGAGCAGGGCGAACTGATAGACATAACCCCGAATCTTGGGGTCGTAGAGCAATGAGGCTTTGCCCGGTTTGATCTCGGCGGAAGTAGTCGACACGTCTGACGCCCTTCTGAGTGTTGGCGACCGAGGGTCCGGCAGCGACCCGAACGGATCACTGCCAGCCCGTATTCTTATCCGGTTCGCCGGAACAAGACAGCTTCAATGACCGATGCGCGACGAGTGCCGCGCATCAGCATCCTCACCGGATCGGCGGAGCGTATTGCAGGCCGCCCTTGGTCCAGAGCGCGTTCTGGCCACGCGCGATCTTGAGCAGCGAACCTGAGCCGACATTGCGCTCGAAGCTCTCGCCGTAGTTGCCGACGTGCTTGACGATCCGATAGGCCCAGTCATTGGTCAGGCCCATCGGCTCGCCGAACTTGCCTTCGGTCCCGACGAAACGCTTGACCTCCGGGTTGTCGGATTTGAGCATTTCGTCGG is drawn from Bosea sp. Tri-49 and contains these coding sequences:
- the guaA gene encoding glutamine-hydrolyzing GMP synthase, with the translated sequence MSAQPQNTVPHDSILIIDFGSQVTQLIARRVREIGVYCEIAPFQSASEAFARMKPKGVIFSGGPASVPDEGSPRAPQEVFSSGLPVLGICYGQQTMAHQLGGRVEGGHAAEFGRADVEIVTPSALFEGVWEEGGRYPVWMSHGDRVTQLPAGFTVKATSENAPYAVASDEDRRFYSTMFHPEVVHTPDGGKLLRNFVVDICGCKPDWSMSAYRAEMQKKIRDQVGTGRVICGLSGGVDSAVAAVLIHEAIGDQLTCVFVDHGLMRMNEAEEVVRLFRDHYNIPLVHVEAEELFLSELAKCGADPEAKRKTIGRLFIDVFDAEAAKLGGADFLAQGTLYPDVIESVSFSGGPSVTIKSHHNVGGLPERMKMKLVEPLRELFKDEVRVLGRELGLPEAFVGRHPFPGPGLAIRCPGEITREKLDILRKADAIYLEEIRKAGLYDVIWQAFAVLLPVRTVGVMGDYRTYDHVCALRAVTSVDGMTADFYPYDMAFLGRTATRIINEVKGINRVVYDVTSKPPGTIEWE
- a CDS encoding amino acid ABC transporter ATP-binding protein, with product MAETTSSRPTALKQTALNTATAVEMIAVNKWYGEFHVLRDINLKVSRGEKLVICGPSGSGKSTMIRCINRLEEHQKGQIIVDGTELTNDLKKIDEIRRDVGMVFQHFNLFPHLTILENLTLAPIWVRKMPKKDAEEIAMHYLKRVKIPEQALKYPGQLSGGQQQRVAIARSLCMSPKIMLFDEPTSALDPEMVKEVLDTMVSLADEGMTMLCVTHEMGFARQVADRVIFMDAGQIVEMNEPNEFFKNPQHERTKLFLSQILL
- a CDS encoding pentapeptide repeat-containing protein — encoded protein: MAERRYGEPAPKTVETIAGADWYGDELNRQRFQSTLFADLDLSEARNTGCVFKECTFRRARFNGSTHHSAAFLNCTFAACNFFDTTFTECKFVGSMFDGCQFDSMQVVDGDWSFVGLPGADLRKASFRGTRLREADLTGARCQDGSIREVDLSGAWLHSADFSNCDLRGSDLSALEPANAQLSGAIITIDQTIVVARALGLDVRRK
- a CDS encoding amino acid ABC transporter permease, with the protein product MSTTSAEIKPGKASLLYDPKIRGYVYQFALLAVVGFLIWSAASNAIENLRAQKIASGFGFWHNAAGFDVNQKLIPFSASGSTYGQAFWVGLLNTLLVASIGIVLSTFLGFFVGVARLSSNWIVSKLAMIYVEVIRNLPLLLQLFFWYNAVLKPLPNPRQSIELPAGFLLNNRGLYVPDPQFGPGGNLIIWALLIGLVATFVFRFWARKQQAATGKQYPIGLVAFGLIIVLPLLVYFATGRPITFVYPELAGFNLRGGIQIFPEFVALLVGLTTYTAGFIAEVVRAGILAVSKGQTEAANALGLRAGPTLKLVVIPQAMRVIIPPLTSNYLNLTKNSSLAVAIGYPDLVQVFTGTVLNQTGQAVEVVAITMAVYLTISLVTSFFMNIYNKRMALVER
- a CDS encoding glycerophosphodiester phosphodiesterase, with the protein product MIKNLLLSTSLLGALALQIPAAQAQTAPTLDGKPALIVGHRGASGYLPEHTLEAYKLAIEHGVDFIEPDLVSTKDGHLVVRHEPMLSGTTDVSTRPEFAARKTTRKIDGVDTTDWFASDFTLAEIKTLRAKQAFADRDQSHNGKYEIPTLQQVIDLAKAESTRTGRTIGIYPEIKHSTYHSALGLAIEDKLLDQLKAAGWTEKTSPVFIQSFETANLKYLRGKTQLRLIQLVDADDVDKDGGIVLAAPFDKPYDFVVTGDKRTFKDLVTAEGLKEVKTYADGVGPWKPYLMPAKQVLGDDGKPRDLNGDGTIDERDRVLLPPTDVVKNAHAVGLFVHTWTFRSEPKRLASDFKGDPAAEYKAYLALGIDGLFSDFPDAAVKARNAK
- a CDS encoding RsmB/NOP family class I SAM-dependent RNA methyltransferase; its protein translation is MTPAARISAAIEVLTDLIERRRPAADALKDWGLSRRFAGSKDRAAIASLVYDALRRRASSAHALSEETPRALVLGMLVSQRGMAVEEISELFNGQNHAPALLTEFEVAGLVAFDLNAAPGWVRADVPDWLWPSFMAGFGDDAVAEGQALAGRAPADIRTNRLRTDRDRLRSALSHLQPEPGAWSPDALRFLPGPDGRGPSLQSEPSFFNGEFEIQDEGSQLVTLLAGARPGETVVDLCAGAGGKTLALAAVLDGKGRIFATDLDSRRLAPLHDRVARSGAGNVEVRVPKSRGHDALADLAGKVDLVLVDAPCTGSGTWRRNPDAKWRVRPGALAERIKEQAQVLDRAATLVKSGGRIAYITCSVLPEENDVAVEAFLARHAGFAPIATRSLLNTGEVDFGLLARFATRLGLQLSPRRTGTDGFYLSCLTAPT
- a CDS encoding amino acid ABC transporter permease, with product MTDATTEMAPYAFVRRETLEQQPAPLSVAGPLAWVRQHLLSSPLNIALTLVCLYLVVDSVPGLIRFYFLDAVWTGTSRDACLADKVGRPVGACWAYIADRFQYFIYGSYPISQRWRVNIVFVMFALGVVWLLWTSAPKKKLGIFFFFVLLPISAYVLLLGGPGAERFLGFCLTVTLALAALYVVLSFVPQLVRFYIGEAAVGVVQQLPIWKRFFGPKQLVLFALAIFVFLSLLANSPGLPRVDTGLWGGMTVTFLIAAVGIVFSLPLGVVLALGRRSRLPIIQLLSVIFIEFVRGVPLITVLFMANTMLPLFVPQEYSPDRLLRPLVGVALFAAAYMAEVVRGGLQAMPKGQYEGAMSLGLGYWSMMRLIILPQALRIVIPGIVNTFIGLFKDTTLVTIVGIFDFLRTIEATLVDPTWATPTTRATGYAFAAVFYFLCCWGMSRYSIAVEKRLAAGQKR